A DNA window from Naumovozyma dairenensis CBS 421 chromosome 8, complete genome contains the following coding sequences:
- the NDAI0H00510 gene encoding uncharacterized protein (similar to Saccharomyces cerevisiae SEC9 (YGR009C); ancestral locus Anc_4.78), protein MGLKKFFKLKPPPEDTKEQNRENLSELGYTVKNPNKKKHDKFSAYGNFARDRNQQKIYAPPGYEPQFTSDNEYGLQQDQGAEPYAQDDLNKSTVDNNHHHARDPYSSSSPYASSSSPSTDPYLSSASTTADPYSARSEPEAFNYSDPICSIQIKKLNERQQQQRNAPSRTMRTSNTYTSSMGSYNYNNNNNNNNLNTHTNRNYPMTNSYNGYNQSRETSMDPYANVHSSSSSSLPDNESMDLNAVPSNRSNLNRTITNASMDLNNPPISSSYEHPQNKQQQQQHTRTRPSNAAVNRRQQQNNIISPSPYTSASPSPYASMPASTSNSNNNISNSKNPYSSMSNINNDPYNVTTRNTTITSASAPSITRQSSSNPYNRRSINNNNNNTYSIPTNNNNTLNVSELDNESIAHDNDDESTMRAEFEFEQTFVPLSQQQQQSENDIDLNATIQEEQQDDGYNQNQYDSYDWQQQQQQQYRGYKTFEELQNEEALREQQQEDEEVDEIKQQIKFTKQSSVASTKNTLKMAQDAELAGMNTIGMLGHQSEKLNNVERNLDLLKVQNVVADDKVSELQKLNRSILAVHVSNPFNSKRRAREREAKLRSRKEQEKLMFEETNNRLYNSTQRIEGALNGPDRDDLMQNTSMIREKYKKQNILEQAKRYQFENDEEDDEMEFEIERNLDQIQQISGRLKKLAVATGEELNSQQERLGRIEEDTDRMDIKIHMNTTKLAGIR, encoded by the coding sequence ATGGGACTGaaaaaattcttcaaattgaaACCTCCTCCAGAAGATACAAAGGAACAAAATAGAGAAAACTTAAGTGAATTGGGATACACTGTAAAGAACccaaataaaaagaaacatgATAAATTCAGTGCATATGGGAATTTTGCAAGAGATAGAAATCAACAAAAGATATATGCACCTCCTGGGTATGAACCACAATTCACTTCAGATAATGAGTACGGATTACAACAAGATCAAGGTGCTGAACCATACGCACAAGATGATTTAAACAAATCGACGGTCGACaataatcatcatcatgCAAGAGATCCATATTCTTCCTCATCTCCTTATGCGTCTTCATCGTCTCCGTCTACGGACCCTTATTTATCATCTGCTTCAACAACTGCTGATCCTTATTCAGCAAGAAGTGAACCTGAAGCATTCAATTATTCCGATCCGATATGCtcaattcaaataaaaaaattaaatgaaagacaacaacaacaaagaaatgCACCTTCTCGTACAATGCGTACTAGTAATACTTACACATCTTCAATGGGGAGCTATaactataataataataataataataataatttaaatactCATACTAATCGAAATTATCCCATGACAAACTCTTATAACGGCTATAATCAATCAAGAGAAACTTCCATGGATCCATATGCAAATGttcattcttcttcttcttcttctttgccagataatgaatcaatGGATTTAAACGCTGTACCTTCAAATAgatcaaatttaaataGAACAATAACAAACGCATCTATGGATTTAAATAATCCTCctatatcatcatcatatgAGCATCCGcaaaataaacaacaacaacaacaacatacAAGAACTAGGCCTTCAAATGCAGCAGTCAATAGaagacaacaacaaaataatataatatctcCATCTCCATATACATCTGCGTCTCCATCTCCATATGCATCTATGCCCGCATCGacttcaaattcaaataataatatttctaacTCCAAAAATCcatattcttcaatgagtaatattaataatgatccATATAACGTAACAACCCGAAATACTACTATTACATCCGCATCGGCACCATCTATTACTAGAcaatcttcatcaaatccATATAATAGACGTtccatcaataataataataacaatacatATTCCATACCgacaaacaacaataacacCTTGAATGTATCAGAATTAGATAACGAATCAATTGCCCAtgacaatgatgatgaatctaCAATGAGAGCAGAATTCGAATTTGAACAAACTTTCGTACCACTAtctcaacaacaacaacaatcagAAAATGACATAGATTTAAACGCAACGATACAGGAGGAACAACAAGATGATGGTTACAACCAAAACCAATATGATTCATACGATtggcaacaacaacaacaacaacaatacaGAGGATACAAaacatttgaagaattacaaaatgaagaaGCCTTAagagaacaacaacaagaagatgaagaagttgatgaaatcaaacaacaaataaaattcaCAAAGCAAAGTTCAGTAGCATCCACTAAAAACACTTTAAAAATGGCACAAGATGCTGAATTAGCAGGTATGAACACAATAGGAATGTTAGGTCAtcaaagtgaaaaattaaataacgTGGAAAGAAATTTGGATCTTTTAAAAGTACAAAACGTGGTAGCGGATGATAAAGTTAgtgaattacaaaaattaaatagaAGTATACTTGCCGTTCATGTATCTAATCCATTTAATTCCAAGAGAAGAGCTCGTGAAAGAGAGGCAAAATTAAGATCAAggaaagaacaagaaaaattaatgttTGAAGAAACTAATAATAGGTTATATAATTCTACTCAAAGGATCGAAGGTGCGTTGAATGGTCCTGATAGAGATGATTTGATGCAAAATACTTCAATGATTCgtgaaaaatataagaaacaaaatattttggaacAAGCTAAAAGgtatcaatttgaaaatgatgaagaagatgatgaaatggaatttgaaattgaaagaaacttggatcaaattcaacaaattaGTGGgagattgaaaaaattggcTGTAGCAACGGGagaagaattgaattctCAACAGGAAAGGTTGGGtagaattgaagaagatactGATAGAATGGATATTAAGATTCATATGAATACAACGAAATTGGCTGGTATTAGATAG
- the NAT2 gene encoding Nat2p (similar to Saccharomyces cerevisiae NAT2 (YGR147C); ancestral locus Anc_4.82) has protein sequence MFSSRLKTLRNGLSPFLSIPIRRKFRTQPLRRFATQQAPNSSTVINKKGIKALMSKYGYTALFIYIGLTLIDLPLCFLLVHSLGKDKIEIYKEKAKKILGMKEKPITDDNEVVLDENDKKSGSLSRWDSFKRSPLLTEFLIAYGIHKSLIIVRLPLTAAITPGMVKILKHWGFQLGKKSNVTNTLGTNAPLRYRTSNPNDIIKPNIKDPNQIHPSTTITKKHKWFNGIM, from the coding sequence atgtTTTCCTCCAGATTAAAAACTCTTCGAAATGGATTGTCACCATTTTTGTCAATTccaattagaagaaaattcaGAACACAACCTTTAAGAAGATTCGCAACTCAGCAGGCACCAAATTCCAGTACAgttataaataaaaaggGTATTAAGGCATTAATGAGTAAATATGGTTATACTGCgttgtttatttatattgGATTAACTTTGATCGATTTACCCTTATGTTTCTTATTGGTTCATTCATTAGGTAAAGACAAGattgaaatttataaagAGAAAGCTAAGAAAATTCTTGGGATGAAAGAGAAGCCTATTACTGATGACAATGAAGTTGTtcttgatgaaaatgacaAGAAAAGTGGCTCGCTTTCTAGATGGGACTCGTTTAAGAGAAGTCCATTATTGACTGAATTTTTAATTGCTTATGGTATTCATAAAAGTTTAATCATTGTTAGATTACCATTAACAGCAGCTATAACTCCAGGTATGgttaaaatattaaaacaTTGGGGGTTCCAATTGGGTAAGAAGAGCAATGTTACAAATACTCTGGGTACGAATGCTCCTCTAAGGTATAGAACTTCGAACCCTAACGATATTATAAAACCGAATATTAAAGATCCAAATCAAATTCACCCTAGCACCACAATTACAAAGAAACATAAATGGTTTAATGGAATAATGTGA